A single genomic interval of Centropristis striata isolate RG_2023a ecotype Rhode Island chromosome 8, C.striata_1.0, whole genome shotgun sequence harbors:
- the LOC131976740 gene encoding piggyBac transposable element-derived protein 3-like encodes MRVIEEIPASSSDSESDSDEDQEVIFSQHELDAVSEGSSDEDESSDQEDEEMDHSAKSKRAKGFSWRKKRFEHQSTAAASVFSAPDELSSPRSYFAQFFDDDLFQLIAEQTNLYSCQLIGASINTTVDEIKSFVGIKLIMGVVRMPSMDDYWAEDTRYAKIANVMSVKRFKCLSRFIHFQDNQTSEPSQDRLCKVTPVLEHVRKKCLEIESENKFSIDEMMVPYKGTKAGSLRQYLPSKPHHWGFKIFVRAGVSGIVYDFLTYTGKSTFGTHQGPAKELGVGANVVIQLCKTIKNPSECVLYFDNFFTSLPLIVHLKESLGLRSLGTIRKNRLKGCTLEDDRALLRQGRGSFDYRVDNEAEVAVVKWSDNKAVTLASSCAAISPLKEVRRFSREERRRVAVPCPNIVSQYNVHMGGVDLADMMVALYRTPARSHRWYLGLFWQMADIAINNGWLLYRRDAKSIGVQKHKKLKEFRLEVADALIHSGKKKGRPSKGGVENVHSPTRCIQRPTTQRPMADVRLDQVDHFPAFTDKGRCRLCPEGQTTIYCTKCGVRLCIVTGKNPRNCFQVFHKK; translated from the exons ATGAGAGTGATAGAGGAGATCCCTGCAAGTTCTTCTGACTCTGAGTCAGACAGTGATGAAGATCAGGAAGTCATTTTCAGCCAGCATGAGTTAGATGCAGTGAGTGAAGGCAGTTCTGATGAGGATGAAAGTTCTGATCAGGAGGATGAAGAGATGGATCACAGTGCAAAGTCCAAACGAGCCAAGGGATTCAG ctgGCGTAAGAAACGGTTTGAGCACCAGTCAACAGCAGCTGCCAGTGTATTCAGCGCACCTGATGAGCTGTCTTCTCCACGTAGCTACTTTGCCCAATTTTTTGATGATGATCTGTTCCAACTTATTGCTGAACAAACAAATCTCTATAGCTGTCAATTAATTGGAGCCAGCATTAACACTACTGTGGATGAGATTAAGTCATTTGTTGGCATTAAGCTAATCATGGGAGTGGTGAGAATGCCATCCATGGATGATTATTGGGCAGAAGACACACGTTATGCCAAAATAGCCAATGTGATGTCAGTAAAAAGGTTTAAATGCCTCTCACGATTCATCCACTTCCAAGACAATCAGACATCAGAACCAAGCCAAGATCGGCTCTGCAAAGTGACACCAGTGCTGGAGCACGTAAGAAAGAAGTGTCTGGAAATTGAGAGTGAGAACAAGTTCTCAATAGATGAGATGATGGTCCCTTACAAAGGAACAAAGGCTGGGTCTCTCCGACAGTATCTCCCGAGCAAACCTCACCATTGGGGCTTCAAGATCTTTGTTCGAGCAGGCGTTTCTGGCATAGTGTATGACTTCCTGACATACACAGGAAAGAGCACATTTGGCACACACCAGGGTCCAGCCAAAGAACTTGGAGTTGGAGCCAATGTTGTGATTCAACTTTGCAAGACAATTAAGAACCCATCAGAGTGTGTTCTCtactttgacaatttttttaccTCCCTACCACTCATTGTGCATCTGAAGGAGTCCCTTGGTTTGCGAAGTCTGGGAACCATACGCAAGAACAGGCTTAAAGGGTGCACACTTGAGGATGACCGTGCTCTGCTGAGGCAAGGAAGGGGAAGCTTTGACTACAGGGTGGATAATGAGGCAGAAGTGGCTGTTGTAAAATGGTCTGACAACAAAGCTGTCACCTTAGCTAGTTCCTGTGCTGCAATCAGCCCGCTCAAGGAAGTCCGGCGTTTctccagagaggagagaagaagagttgCTGTTCCCTGTCCAAACATTGTGTCACAGTACAATGTCCACATGGGAGGAGTTGACCTTGCTGACATGATGGTGGCCTTGTACCGCACCCCTGCAAGGTCCCACCGGTGGTACCTGGGCCTCTTTTGGCAAATGGCTGATATAGCCATCAACAATGGATGGCTGCTGTATCGTCGAGATGCCAAAAGCATCGGTGTGCAAAAGCACAAAAAGCTCAAGGAATTCAGGCTGGAGGTTGCAGATGCCCTTATCCACAGTGGAAAGAAGAAGGGAAGGCCTTCCAAGGGAGGGGTGGAGAATGTGCACAGCCCCACCAGATGCATACAAAGGCCAACAACCCAAAGACCCATGGCTGATGTCCGCCTTGATCAAGTGGATCACTTCCCAGCCTTCACAGACAAGGGAAGGTGCAGGCTTTGCCCAGAAGGACAGACAACAATCTACTGCACAAAATGTGGTGTTCGTCTATGCATTGTCACCGGGAAAAACCCACGCAACTGCTTCCAAGTGttccataaaaaatga